A single genomic interval of Dehalococcoidia bacterium harbors:
- a CDS encoding flagellar accessory protein FlaH, with the protein MVAEPLLSPDEEEEEEERKERLISPGLLEMEKRLGGGLPPASLTLIEGDPDAGKSVFTLQLVYGALKQGYRCAVFVSEATAREVLEQMDGFGMPLSDYYLLRRLALFDADFQGDRQRAEALLSRVLRYMAVCQDYELFVVDSITPLIFNFDEWYVLSFLAKCKELADMGRTIIVTLHSYAMNESLRLRANSIVDAHLRLRIEELGNQLVRTLEVVKVRGAVRTVDNTVSFTVEPGVGIKSVPITRAKA; encoded by the coding sequence ATGGTAGCAGAGCCGCTGCTTTCGCCTGACGAAGAGGAGGAGGAAGAGGAGCGCAAGGAGCGCCTCATCTCTCCGGGCCTGCTGGAGATGGAGAAGCGCCTGGGGGGAGGGCTGCCGCCCGCCTCTCTCACCTTGATAGAGGGGGACCCCGACGCTGGCAAGAGCGTCTTCACCTTGCAGCTGGTCTACGGGGCCTTGAAGCAAGGCTACCGCTGCGCCGTCTTCGTGTCGGAGGCGACGGCGCGAGAGGTGCTGGAGCAGATGGACGGCTTCGGCATGCCTCTCTCCGATTATTACCTGTTGCGCCGGCTGGCCCTGTTCGACGCCGATTTCCAGGGGGACCGCCAACGGGCGGAGGCGCTGCTGTCGCGGGTGCTGCGCTACATGGCCGTCTGCCAGGACTACGAGCTGTTCGTGGTGGACTCCATCACGCCCCTGATCTTCAACTTCGACGAGTGGTACGTGCTGTCCTTCCTGGCCAAGTGCAAGGAACTGGCGGACATGGGGCGGACCATCATCGTCACCCTCCATTCCTACGCCATGAACGAGTCGTTGCGTCTGCGGGCCAATTCGATAGTGGACGCCCATCTGCGGCTGCGCATCGAGGAGCTGGGCAACCAGCTGGTGCGCACCCTGGAGGTGGTGAAGGTGCGGGGGGCGGTGCGCACCGTGGACAACACCGTCAGCTTCACCGTCGAACCGGGGGTAGGGATCAAGAGCGTGCCCATAACTCGTGCCAAGGCCTAA